The DNA region ACTGGACGTGGGCCGCGATCGAGGCGATCGGGCTGTCCGAGATAACCCTGGTGTGTCAAGACTGGGGCGGGCTGATCGGCTTGCGGCTGGTCGGGGAACACTCCGATCGATTCGCCCGAGTCGTGGCCGCCAACACCACGCTGCCGACCGGCGATCAACATCCCGGCGAGGCGTTTCTGGCCTGGCAGCGGTTCAGTCAGCAGACCCCGGACTTTCCGGTCGGCACGATTGTCGACGGCGGCTGCGTGTCGACGTTGCCGCCGGAGGTCATCGCCGCCTACGACGCCCCGTTTCCCGACGACTCGTACAAGGCCGGCGCCCGGCAGTTCCCGACATTGGTGCCCACCAGCCCCGACGACCCGGCCGCCGAGGCGAACCGGGCGGCATGGACAGAGCTGCGCCGGTTCGAGCGGCCGTTTCTGTGTGCTTTCTCCGATTCCGACCCCATCACCCGCGGCGCCGACGCGCCGCTGCGCAAGCTGATCCCCGGCGCGGCCGGTCAGGCACACACGACCATCGTCGGCGGCGGGCATTTCCTGCAGGAGGACAAAGGGCCCGAACTCGCGGCGGTCGTCGTCGACTTCATCGGTGCGACCCCAACCGGCTAGCGCCACTTCAGCGCTGCAGCGCTATGGCTGCGTCCGTCACCGCTATCCTCATGCGGGCGAATTAGCAAGCTGCGCATGGTTATGGCGGGAGAACCTGTCCTTTTACGATACGCTCTACGCCGCGCTGGCGCAGTACCTGACCGTGCCAGCGCTGACCAGCGACGCGCGTCTGGCGGCTGCTCCCGGGCCGCCGCCCGACCGCGCGTTAGGCTCGGCCGGTGGCCGAGATCGCGCCGCTGCGGGTGCAGCTGATCGCCAAGACCGAGTTCTTCGCTCCGCCGGAGGTGCCGTGGAGCACCGACGCCGAGGGCGGCGAAGCGCTCACCGAGTTCGCCGGCCGCGCTTGCTACCAGAGCTGGGACAAGCCCAACCCCCGCACCGCAACCAACGAGTCCTACCTGCGTCACATCATCGACGTCGGCCACTTCTCGGTGCTCGAACATGGCTCAGCGTCCTTCTACATCACCGGCATCTCGCGTTCTTGCACGCACGAACTGATCCGTCACCGGCACTTCTCCTACTCGCAGCTGTCGCAACGGTACGTACCCGAGCACGACGCCGAGGTGGTCGCACCGCCCGGTATCGACGGCGATCCCGAGCTGACCGAGATCTTCACCGCTGCCGTTGATGCCGGGCGGGCCGCCTATAGCGAGTTGTTGCACCGGCTGGAGGCGAAGTTCGCCGATGAGCCCAACGCAGTGTTGCGTCGCAAGCAGGCCCGCCAGGCTGCCCGCGCGGTGCTGCCCAATGCCACCGAGACCCGCATCGTGGTCACCGGCAACTTTCGGGCTTGGCGGCACTTCGTCGCCATGCGCGCCAGCGAACACGCTGACGTCGAGATCCGTCGGTTGGCCATCGAGTGTCTGCGCCGCCTTGTCGACGTCGCACCCGCGGTGTTTTCCGACTTCGAGATCACCGTGCTGGCCGACGGCACCGAGGTGGCAACCAGTCCGCTGGCAACGGAGGTCTGAGGCCTGCAATGCAGTCGTGGCGTGCCCGATCCACCAGGTAACCTATCTGCCCGTGAGTACCAGCGGATTCGACGTCACTGCCCGATTGGGCACCTTGTTGACCGCGATGGTTACTCCGTTCAAGCCGGACGGCACCCTTGATCTGGACACCGCGGCGCGACTGGCCACCCGGCTGGTGGACGCCGGTTGCGACGGGCTGGTGATCTCAGGCACCACCGGGGAGTCGCCGACCACCACCGACGACGAGAAGATCGCGCTGCTGCGCAGGGTGGTGGAAACCGTCGGCGACCGCGCCAGGATCGTCGCCGGAGCCGGTACCTACGACACCGCACACAGTGTGCAGCTGGCCAGGCGCTGTGCCGACGCCGGTGCGCACGGGCTGCTGGTGGTCACCCCCTACTACTCGCGGCCACCCCAGTCGGGCCTGGTGGCACACTTCAGCGCGGTCGCCGATGCCACCGACCTTCCGGTCATTCTCTACGACATTCCGCCCCGCTCGGTGGTACCGATCACCTGGGAGACCATGCGCCGGCTGGCCGAGCACCCCAACATCGTCGGGGTCAAAGACGCCAAAGCCGACCTGCCGGGCGCGGCTGCGATCATGGCCGAAACCGGGCTGGCTTACTACTCCGGTGACGACGCCCTGAACCTGCCCTGGCTCGCAATGGGCGCGGTCGGCTTCATCAGCGTCTGGGGCCACGTGGCCGCAAGTCAGTTGCGGGACCTGTTGAGCGCCTTCAACTCCGGAGACCTCACCACTGCGCGCAAGATCGCAGTGACGCTGAACCCGCTCAACGCGGCTCAATTGCGGCTCGGCGGGGTCACGTTGTCCAAGGCGGGCTTGCGACTGCAGGGCTTCGACGCCGGAGACCCGCGCCTACCGCAGATGCCGGCCGACGACGAACAACTGCAGGCGTTGGCCGCCGATCTGCGCGCCGCCTCGGTGCTGCGGTAGCGGGGGCCAGTGGACGCCGCTCTGACACCACCGGGACCGCTGGATCCCGCGGGCCTACGGGTGACCGCGCTGGGCGGTATCGGTGAGATCGGCCGCAATATGACGGTCTTCGAGCACCTCGGCCGGCTGTTGATCGTCGACTGCGGTGTGCTTTTCCCCACCCATGACGAACCCGGTGTGGATCTGATCCTGCCCGACCTGCGCCACGTCGATCACCGCCTCGACGACGTCGAAGCGGTGATCGTGACCCATGCCCACGAAGACCACATCGGGGCCATTCCGTTCCTGCTGAAGATGCGGCCCGACATCCCGATCGTCGGCTCCAAGTTCACCCTTGCGCTGGTGGCCGAGAAGTGCCGCGAGCATCGCATCAAGCCGGTCTTCGTCGAGGTGGCCGAGCGCCAGAGCAGTACCCACGGCGTCTTCGAGTGCGAGTACTTCGCGGTCAACCACTCGATTCCGGGGTGTCTGGCGGTCGGGATCCACACCGGTGCCGGGACTGTGCTGCATACCGGTGACATCAAGCTCGACCAGCTCCCCCTCGACGGTAGGCCGACGGACCTGCCAGGCATGTCGCGGCTCGGCGATGCGGGGGTGGACCTGTTCCTGTGCGATTCGACCAATTCCGAGATCCCTGGAGTCGGGCCGTCGGAGAGCGAGGTCGGCCCGGCACTGCACCGCTTGATCCGTGGCGCACAAGGGCGGGTGATCGTGGCCTGTTTCGCCTCCAATGTCGACCGGGTGCAGCAGATCATCGACGCCGCGGTGGCCCTCGGGCGCCGGGTGTCCTTTGTCGGGCGATCGATGGTGCGCAACATGGGCATCGCTCGGGAACTCGGATACCTGCGGGTGGCCGACGATGATGTGCTCGACATCGGCGCTGCCGAGATGATGCCGGCCGACCGGGTCGTGCTGATCACCACCGGCACCCAAGGCGAACCGATGGCGGCCCTGTCGCGGATGTCGCGCGGGGAACATCGCAGCATCACCCTCACCGACGGGGACCTGATCGTCTTGTCGTCGTCGCTGATCCCCGGCAACGAGGAAGCCGTGTTCGGGGTGATCGACGCGCTGGCCAAGATCGGTGCCCGGGTAGTGACCAATCAACAAGCGCGGGTGCATGTTTCGGGTCACGCCTACGCGGGAGAGTTGCTGTTTCTGTACAACGGTGTTCGGCCACGCAACGTCATGCCGGTGCACGGCACCTGGCGAATGTTGCGCGCCAACGCGGCGCTGGCTGCGCGCACCGGCGTGCCCGAGGAGAACATCGTGCTCGCCGAGAACGGTGTCAGTGTCGACCTCGTCGGCGGCCGGGCCCGCGTCGCAGGTGCCGTGCCGGTGGGCAAGGTGTTCGTCGACGGGTTGGTCACCGGCGACGTCGGTGACGCGACGCTGGGTGAACGGCTGATCCTGTCCTCGGGTTTCGTCGCGGTGACGGTCGTCGTGCGGCGCGGCACCGGGACCCCGGCCGCGCCCGCACATCTGTACTCCCGCGGGTTCTCCGAGGACCCCAAGGCGCTGGAACCGGTTGCGCGAAGGGTGGAAGCGGAGCTGGAAAACCTTGCCAGCCAGAACATCACCGACCCGGCACGGGTCGCGCAGGCGGTTCGGCGCACCGTCGGCAAGTGGGTGGGGGAGACCTACCGGCGGCAGCCGATGATCGTGCCGACGGTCATCGAGATCTGACCGGCTTCAGACCGCCTCGAGCCGGTAACCGAGACCGCGCATGGTGACGAACCGGTGTGCGCCGAGTTTGCGTCGCAGATAACGCACGTAGACGTCGACGACGTTGGATCCGGGCTCGTGACTGTGCCCCCACACCTGACGCAGCAGCTGCTCACGGGTCAGCACCTGGCCCGGGTGGCGCAGGAACGTCTCGGCCAGCGCACACTCGCGCGCCGACAGGTCGACGACGTACTCGCCCACATGGGCACGCCGGGTGCGCAGGTCCAGCCGGAGATCACCGTACTTGAGCTCGGTGATCTCGCGAGGTCGAGCCATGGCCAGATGGCGGCGAACCCGGGACAACAACTCGTCGAAGCGGAACGGTTTACCGAGGCAGTCGTCGGCGCCGCTGGCCATGCTCACGCTGAAGTCGGCCGGGTTGGTGCGCGAGGACAACATGATCACCGGGATCGGGTTGCCCTCCTGGCGCAGCCGCCGTAACACGGTCAGACCATCCATTTTCGGCAAACCGATGTCGAGGATCAGCAGATCGGCTCTGCCGCGCCGGGCCGAGGTATAGGCCGACGGACCGTCTGCGACCACGGTCGCGGAGAAGCCGTGCGTTTCGAGGCCACGCTTGACGAACGTCGAGATTCGAGGCTCGTCCTCGGCGATCACCACTGCGGATGCGGCCATGTGACCTCAGAAACTTCACCCATGACGTGACCCCCGTGGACGACGTGTGTGCCTACCTGTCCCGGGGCCAGGTGTGCCCCAGAACACCTGACCGCCCGTCCCAATCGTACGCCGATTACGCCAATACGCTGGTCAAACGGTGGTGTGAAGTGCTCAGCGCTCGGCCAGGGCCGTCCATTCGATGGCCGATGCCGCCAGCGGGCGGCCGGTGGGCCGGATATAGGTGTCGCGGTAGTAGCTGGGACCCACCTGCTCGACGAGCCGCCAGCCGTATTCGGCCAGCAGGTCAGCGACCTGCTCGGGAACCATGCCGGACTGCCAGAGCTGGCTGCGCTGGCGGAATCGGCGGTAGAGTGCGTCCGCGCCGTAGCGGTTCGTACCGTCGAGGAAATCCTGGCGAACGTAGGAGAAGATCAACCGGCTGCCGGGCGCAAGCCCACGCAGCGCCTCCAAGGTGGCCCGGATCGCCGCATCGCTGAGGTATTGGGTGACACCCTCCCAGATGACGAAGGCGCGCTGCCCGAGTCGGAATCCGTGCGACTCCAGCGCTGCCATCAGGTCGTCGGTCTCCAGGTCCGCGCCGACGAGGTGGATCGACGACGGAATCGTGCCGGCCACCCGGCGCAGCACCGCGGCCTTGTGCTCGACGACCTCGGGCTGGTCGACCTCGTAGACCGGCAGGTCCCCGTGACGGGCGATCCGGCAGCCGCGGGTGTCCAGGCCGGCACCCAGGACGATCACCACATCGGTCTCGTTGAGCGGGTCCGACAGCCGTTCGTCGATGAACCGCTTACGGCATGCGACGCTGATCGCCACTCCGGGCGCGGCGCGTTCCGAGGCCGACAGCACGGCGCGGCGCAGCCAGCCGATTCGGGTCAGTCTCACCAGCAGGCGGGATCGGGTGGGAAGGAACGACTCCGCCAGGTCGTCATCGACCAGGCGCCGGTCCGGCGGCTCATTGTGCTCGATCGCGGCGAGGGTCATCGGGCCCAGCGCCGTGCGGGCCGTGGCGTCTCGATGTGCGTTCATCGGTTCAAAGCTTGTTCACGAACCCCGCATCGACGGGCAGCGCGACGCCGGTCACGTAGCGGGCGGCGTCGGAGACCAGCCAGAACACCGCGTTGGCGATGTCTTCGGCCTCCAGCGCCTCCACCGGCAGCGCATTGCGCATGTCCGGGCCTGCCTGCTGTTCGTGGGCCATCCCTGACAGCCACGACCGGGTGAACTCGTTGTCGATCATCGGGGTGTTCACGCCGGCCGGGTGCACCGAGTTGACCCGAATGCTGAACGGCGCCAGGAAGTTCGCGTAGACCCGCATCAGCCCGACGATGCCGTGCTTGGCGGCGGCGTAGCCGACCGATCCGCCGACCGGAGAGCCCAGTCCGACCAGGCCCGCCACCGAACTGGTCAGCACGATCGCGCCGCCGTTGCCGAACTTGATCATCGGCTTCATCGCGACGTCGACGGTGTGGTAGACGCCGGTGAGGTTGACGTCGAGCACGTCCTGCCACGCGTCGGCGGCAGCCATCGGCGCGATTCCGGCATTGGCGATCACGATGTCGAGACGGTCGCCGAGTTTGGCCGTGCCGTCGCGCACCACGTCTTTGACGGCCGCGCGATCACGGACATCGGCGGCGTGGGCGACGATGCGCGCCCCGGTGTCCTCGACCAGCTTGACGGTTTGGGCCAGATCATCGGGCGTGGCCAGCGGGTAGGGCACCGAGTCGATCTGGGCGCACAGGTCCAGCGCGATGATGTCGGCGCCGGCCGCGGCGAGCTTCACCGCGTGCGACCGTCCCTGCCCGCGCGCCGCGCCGGTGATGAACGCAACTTTGCCTGAGAGCTCACCCATGGAGGAAGAGCCTACGGCCGAAGTTGTCCCTTGCCGGGATCGCCTGCGGCCACCGGCTGCAGCATCTTGATATCGGGTGCGCCGTCGAGGTGTTCACCGACGGTTCCGAACAGGGTGGCGACCGCCGGGGCGGTGCTGTGGGCCTGCAGGGCGTCCGCGTCGGCCCACTGCTCGACAAAAACGAAGGTGCCGTCGGCCTCGTGCAGCGCGTACAGCTGACATCCGGGCTCACCGTGCACCGACTCGATGGCCTGCGTGCAGGCGTTGCGGACGATGTCGACGGATTCGGGCTTGGCCTTCATGGTGGCGATGACGACGACGGGCATGGCGGCTCCTCGCGCAGAATTGGTGAGGTGGGTGTGAGTGAACAGATCACACCGTACTGTCTGCTGTCGGTGCCGTGGCGGCGCTTCCGTTCCGACATCCCGCCGACACCGATTTGTGACTAGTGTGGCTGATGGTGCATCTGAGGTAGATGCGACTAGGCTGGCAGGCATGGCTAGTAAGACTGCGGCCCGCTCTGCTGCCCGTCCGACCAGGTCAAGGGCTGGTTCGTCGGGTAAAGGCCGGCCCGGTCGCCCAACGAGACCGGCAGCTCCGCGCCGCAAGACCGCGCGTCGCAATCAGTCGGTGGTCGCCGCCGCCGGCTCCGCAGTCGGGCGCGGGATCCGCGCCGGTTGGCTGATGCTGGCCCGCGGCGCCGGCGGTACGGCCCGGTCGGTCGGCCGGGCACGCGATCTGGAACCCGGTCACCGGCGCGACGGGTTGGCGCTCGCCTTGCTCGGGCTGGCCGTGGTGATCGCCGCGAGTTCGTGGTACGACGCTGCGCGTCCGGTCGGAGCGTGGATCGATTCGTCGATTCGCGTGGTGATCGGATCCGCGGTCGTGCTCGTGCCCATCCTGATGGCCGTCATCGGGATTGTGTTGATGCGTTCCGAAGCCGACCCCGAGACTCGACCGCGGCTGGTTCTGGGCGCGTCGATGATCGGGTTGCCGGTGCTGGGCCTGTGGCATCTGTGGGCCGGATCGCCACTGGAACCCTCGGCGCGCCAGCACGCGGCCGGCTTCCTCGGGTTCGCCATCGGCGGCCCACTGGCCGACGGCGTGACGGTGTGGATTGCAGCGCCGCTGCTGGTGATGGCTGCGGTGTTCGGGTTGTTGCTGCTGACCGGCACCACGGTCCGCGAAGTCCCCGCCGCCCTCCGCGACCTGTTCACCACCCGCTGGCACGGTGACGGCAGCGACGAGTACGACGACTACGACGAGTACGACGACGACCCCGAGTATGACGGTCCGGCCGAGCCCGACGACTTCTCCGACGGTTACTACGACGAAGACCCGCGCGACGCCGAGGCGGCCTGGCCCTCGGCCACCCAGCCGACCGAGCCGCTGACCACGGCCACGGGCTCGCCGATGGACAACTACCCGCTGGAGGAGGATCCGGCGCCGATCAGCCCGGCACCGGCGGCACGCAGCCGGAAGAAGGCGCGCAAGGAGCCCGAGCTCTCGCTGGACCGCGTCGTCGAAGGTCCCTACACCCTGCCGTCGCTGGAGCTGCTGATCGCCGGCGAGCCTCCCAAGCGGCGCAGTGCCGCCAACGAGCAGATGGAAAACGCCATCACCTCGGTGTTGCAGCAGTTCAAGGTCGACGCCGCCGTGACCGGCTGCACCCGCGGGCCGACGGTGACCCGCTACGAGGTTGAACTGGGCCCCGGGGTGAAGGTCGAGAAGATCACCGCGCTGCAGCGCAATATTGCCTATGCCGTGGCCACCGAGAGTGTGCGCATGCTCGCGCCGATTCCCGGAAAGTCGGCCGTGGGCATCGAGGTGCCCAACACCGACCGGGAGATGGTGCGTCTGGCCGACGTGCTCACCGCGCCGGAAACCCGCCGTGATCACCATCCGCTGGTCATCGGACTCGGCAAGGACATCGAGGGCGACTTCATCTCGGCCAACCTGGCCAAGATGCCGCACCTGCTGGTGGCGGGCTCCACCGGGTCGGGCAAGTCCAGCTTCGTCAACTCGATGCTGGTGTCGCTGCTGGCCCGGGCCACCCCCGAGGAGGTCAGGATGATCCTGATCGACCCCAAGATGGTGGAGCTGACCCCTTACGAGGGCATCCCGCACCTGATCACCCCCATCATCACCGAGCCGAAGAAGGCCGCTGCCGCGCTGGCCTGGCTGGTCGAGGAGATGGAGCAGCGCTACCAGGACATGCAGGCCTCGCGGGTGCGTCACATCGATGTGTTCAACGAAAAGGTTCGCAGCGGCGAAATCACCGCTCCGCTGGGCAGCCAGCGCGAGTACAAGCCCTATCCCTACATCCTGGCGATCGTCGACGAGCTCGCCGACCTGATGATGACCGCTCCGCGGGATGTCGAAGACGCGATCGTGCGCATCACCCAGAAAGCCCGTGCGGCGGGCATCCACCTGGTGCTGGCCACGCAGCGGCCATCGGTCGACGTGGTGACCGGTTTGATCAAAACCAACGTGCCCTCGCGGCTGGCGTTCGCGACGTCGTCGCTGACCGACAGCCGCGTCATCCTCGACCAGCCCGGTGCCGAGAAGCTGATCGGGATGGGCGACGGGTTGTTCCTGCCGATGGGCGCGGGCAAGCCGATCCGCCTGCAGGGTGCGTTCATCACCGACGAGGAGATCCAAGGGGTCGTCAACGCCACCAAGGACCAGGCCGAGCCCGAGTTCGTCGAGGGTGTCACCGCGGTCAAGGCCGGCGAGCGCAAGGACGTCGACCCCGACATCGGCGACGACATGGATGTCTTCCTGCAGGCCGTGGAGCTGGTGGTGTCCAGTCAGTTCGGTTCGACGTCGATGCTGCAGCGCAAGCTGCGCGTCGGGTTCGCCAAGGCCGGCCGACTGATGGACCTGATGGAGACCCGCGGGATCGTCGGGCCCTCAGAAGGATCGAAGGCGCGCGAGGTACTGGTCAAGCCCGACGATCTGGCCGGCACGCTGGCGCTGATCCGCGGTGGTAGCGATGCCTCCGGCACGTCAGACGACGATCCGGACTTCTGAGATCCGCCCGCCCGGCGGCGCGGTCAGAGCGTCAGCAGCATCCGGGTGTTGCCCAGGATGTTCGGCTTGACGTAGGACAGGTCGAGGAACTCCGCGACACCGGTGTCGTAGGACCGGCACATCTCCTCGTACACCTCGGCGGTGACGGGTGTGCCGTCGATCTCGGCGAAGCCGTGGCGACTGAAGAAGTCCACCTCGAAGGTCAGCACGAAGATGCGCCGCAGGTGCAGTTCCTTGGCCACCGCCAGCAGCTGTTCGACGATCGCATGCCCCACACCGCGGCCGCGGGCCTTCGGGTGCACCGCGACGGTGCGCACCTCACCGAGGTCAGACCACAGCACGTGCAGCGCGCCGCAACCGATCACCTCGTCACCATCCTCGGCGACCCAGAACTCCTGGACCGACTCGTACAGCGTCACCAGGTTTTTCTCCAGCAGAATCTTGCCGGCGTAGATGTCGACGAGCGCCTTGATGGACGGGACATCGGAGGTGCGGGCGCGCCGCACCACGACGCCGATCGCCGGCGGCTCCCCAGCTGCGCTCACACACCGAAGGGTATCGGTACCGGCAACCAGTATTCTGTGTCGGTGCCGGGCCAACCACATACCGATCCTGTGGTCCCGCGCGCTCGTGTCGCGAACCTGGCCAATGCGCTGACCGGTGTGCGGTTCGTGCTCGTCCCGGTATTCCTGTTGGCGTTGTTCGCCGGGGACGGTCATGAAACCTTCTGGCGGGTAACCGCATTCGTGGTGTTCGTCACGGCGGTGATCACCGACCACCTCGACGGCGCCTTGGCGCGCAGCTACGGCATGGTCACCGAGTTCGGCACCTTGGCCGATCCGCTGGCCGACAAGGCGCTCATCGGCGCAGCGCTGATCGGCCTCTCGGTGCTGGGGGACCTGCCCTGGTGGGTGACCGTGGTGATCCTGGTCCGCGAGCTCGGGGTGACCGCGCTGCGCTTCGTGGTGCTGCGGCGCGGGGTCATCCCGGCCAGCCGGGGCGGAAAGCTCAAGACCCTGGTTCAAGCCGTGGCGATCGGGCTGTTCGTCTTACCGCTGGGCGGAGCGTGGTTGACCGGTGCCTGGGTGATCATGGCGATCGCGGTGGTGCTGACGGTGCTCACCGGTGTGGACTACTTCGTCTCGGCGTGGCGGGATGCGCGTGGACGATCCGCTGGTCACTGACGATGTTCGGGCGCTGGTGGCCGATCTGACGGTTCGCCGGCAGACCGTCGCGACCGCTGAATCGCTGACCGCGGGACTGCTCGCGGCCACGCTGGCCGGTGTTCCCGGTGCCAGCGCCGTACTGCGCGGCGGCCTGGTGACCTACACCGTTGAGACCAAGGAAGTGCTGGCCGGTGTCGCCACACAGCTGCTCGACGAGGTGGGGCCGGTTGCCGAGCCGACCGCACGGGCCCTGGCCGTCGGCGCGATGCAGCGTTGCGGCGCAACCTGGGGAGTGGGACTGACCGGGGTCGCCGGCCCCGAACCGCACGGCGGGCAGGCCGTCGGCACGGTGTTCCTCGGCGTGGCAG from Mycobacterium sp. SMC-4 includes:
- a CDS encoding haloalkane dehalogenase; its protein translation is MDVLRTPEERFTDLPGFAFAPHYVEIGGLRMHYVDEGPRSAAVVLLLHGEPSWSYLYRTMIPVLVEAGLRAVAIDLVGFGRSDKPTRRQDYTYQAHVDWTWAAIEAIGLSEITLVCQDWGGLIGLRLVGEHSDRFARVVAANTTLPTGDQHPGEAFLAWQRFSQQTPDFPVGTIVDGGCVSTLPPEVIAAYDAPFPDDSYKAGARQFPTLVPTSPDDPAAEANRAAWTELRRFERPFLCAFSDSDPITRGADAPLRKLIPGAAGQAHTTIVGGGHFLQEDKGPELAAVVVDFIGATPTG
- the thyX gene encoding FAD-dependent thymidylate synthase encodes the protein MAEIAPLRVQLIAKTEFFAPPEVPWSTDAEGGEALTEFAGRACYQSWDKPNPRTATNESYLRHIIDVGHFSVLEHGSASFYITGISRSCTHELIRHRHFSYSQLSQRYVPEHDAEVVAPPGIDGDPELTEIFTAAVDAGRAAYSELLHRLEAKFADEPNAVLRRKQARQAARAVLPNATETRIVVTGNFRAWRHFVAMRASEHADVEIRRLAIECLRRLVDVAPAVFSDFEITVLADGTEVATSPLATEV
- the dapA gene encoding 4-hydroxy-tetrahydrodipicolinate synthase → MSTSGFDVTARLGTLLTAMVTPFKPDGTLDLDTAARLATRLVDAGCDGLVISGTTGESPTTTDDEKIALLRRVVETVGDRARIVAGAGTYDTAHSVQLARRCADAGAHGLLVVTPYYSRPPQSGLVAHFSAVADATDLPVILYDIPPRSVVPITWETMRRLAEHPNIVGVKDAKADLPGAAAIMAETGLAYYSGDDALNLPWLAMGAVGFISVWGHVAASQLRDLLSAFNSGDLTTARKIAVTLNPLNAAQLRLGGVTLSKAGLRLQGFDAGDPRLPQMPADDEQLQALAADLRAASVLR
- a CDS encoding ribonuclease J — translated: MDAALTPPGPLDPAGLRVTALGGIGEIGRNMTVFEHLGRLLIVDCGVLFPTHDEPGVDLILPDLRHVDHRLDDVEAVIVTHAHEDHIGAIPFLLKMRPDIPIVGSKFTLALVAEKCREHRIKPVFVEVAERQSSTHGVFECEYFAVNHSIPGCLAVGIHTGAGTVLHTGDIKLDQLPLDGRPTDLPGMSRLGDAGVDLFLCDSTNSEIPGVGPSESEVGPALHRLIRGAQGRVIVACFASNVDRVQQIIDAAVALGRRVSFVGRSMVRNMGIARELGYLRVADDDVLDIGAAEMMPADRVVLITTGTQGEPMAALSRMSRGEHRSITLTDGDLIVLSSSLIPGNEEAVFGVIDALAKIGARVVTNQQARVHVSGHAYAGELLFLYNGVRPRNVMPVHGTWRMLRANAALAARTGVPEENIVLAENGVSVDLVGGRARVAGAVPVGKVFVDGLVTGDVGDATLGERLILSSGFVAVTVVVRRGTGTPAAPAHLYSRGFSEDPKALEPVARRVEAELENLASQNITDPARVAQAVRRTVGKWVGETYRRQPMIVPTVIEI
- a CDS encoding response regulator transcription factor gives rise to the protein MAASAVVIAEDEPRISTFVKRGLETHGFSATVVADGPSAYTSARRGRADLLILDIGLPKMDGLTVLRRLRQEGNPIPVIMLSSRTNPADFSVSMASGADDCLGKPFRFDELLSRVRRHLAMARPREITELKYGDLRLDLRTRRAHVGEYVVDLSARECALAETFLRHPGQVLTREQLLRQVWGHSHEPGSNVVDVYVRYLRRKLGAHRFVTMRGLGYRLEAV
- a CDS encoding SAM-dependent methyltransferase; the protein is MNAHRDATARTALGPMTLAAIEHNEPPDRRLVDDDLAESFLPTRSRLLVRLTRIGWLRRAVLSASERAAPGVAISVACRKRFIDERLSDPLNETDVVIVLGAGLDTRGCRIARHGDLPVYEVDQPEVVEHKAAVLRRVAGTIPSSIHLVGADLETDDLMAALESHGFRLGQRAFVIWEGVTQYLSDAAIRATLEALRGLAPGSRLIFSYVRQDFLDGTNRYGADALYRRFRQRSQLWQSGMVPEQVADLLAEYGWRLVEQVGPSYYRDTYIRPTGRPLAASAIEWTALAER
- a CDS encoding mycofactocin-coupled SDR family oxidoreductase — encoded protein: MGELSGKVAFITGAARGQGRSHAVKLAAAGADIIALDLCAQIDSVPYPLATPDDLAQTVKLVEDTGARIVAHAADVRDRAAVKDVVRDGTAKLGDRLDIVIANAGIAPMAAADAWQDVLDVNLTGVYHTVDVAMKPMIKFGNGGAIVLTSSVAGLVGLGSPVGGSVGYAAAKHGIVGLMRVYANFLAPFSIRVNSVHPAGVNTPMIDNEFTRSWLSGMAHEQQAGPDMRNALPVEALEAEDIANAVFWLVSDAARYVTGVALPVDAGFVNKL
- a CDS encoding putative quinol monooxygenase, which translates into the protein MPVVVIATMKAKPESVDIVRNACTQAIESVHGEPGCQLYALHEADGTFVFVEQWADADALQAHSTAPAVATLFGTVGEHLDGAPDIKMLQPVAAGDPGKGQLRP
- a CDS encoding DNA translocase FtsK, whose amino-acid sequence is MASKTAARSAARPTRSRAGSSGKGRPGRPTRPAAPRRKTARRNQSVVAAAGSAVGRGIRAGWLMLARGAGGTARSVGRARDLEPGHRRDGLALALLGLAVVIAASSWYDAARPVGAWIDSSIRVVIGSAVVLVPILMAVIGIVLMRSEADPETRPRLVLGASMIGLPVLGLWHLWAGSPLEPSARQHAAGFLGFAIGGPLADGVTVWIAAPLLVMAAVFGLLLLTGTTVREVPAALRDLFTTRWHGDGSDEYDDYDEYDDDPEYDGPAEPDDFSDGYYDEDPRDAEAAWPSATQPTEPLTTATGSPMDNYPLEEDPAPISPAPAARSRKKARKEPELSLDRVVEGPYTLPSLELLIAGEPPKRRSAANEQMENAITSVLQQFKVDAAVTGCTRGPTVTRYEVELGPGVKVEKITALQRNIAYAVATESVRMLAPIPGKSAVGIEVPNTDREMVRLADVLTAPETRRDHHPLVIGLGKDIEGDFISANLAKMPHLLVAGSTGSGKSSFVNSMLVSLLARATPEEVRMILIDPKMVELTPYEGIPHLITPIITEPKKAAAALAWLVEEMEQRYQDMQASRVRHIDVFNEKVRSGEITAPLGSQREYKPYPYILAIVDELADLMMTAPRDVEDAIVRITQKARAAGIHLVLATQRPSVDVVTGLIKTNVPSRLAFATSSLTDSRVILDQPGAEKLIGMGDGLFLPMGAGKPIRLQGAFITDEEIQGVVNATKDQAEPEFVEGVTAVKAGERKDVDPDIGDDMDVFLQAVELVVSSQFGSTSMLQRKLRVGFAKAGRLMDLMETRGIVGPSEGSKAREVLVKPDDLAGTLALIRGGSDASGTSDDDPDF
- a CDS encoding amino-acid N-acetyltransferase gives rise to the protein MGVVVRRARTSDVPSIKALVDIYAGKILLEKNLVTLYESVQEFWVAEDGDEVIGCGALHVLWSDLGEVRTVAVHPKARGRGVGHAIVEQLLAVAKELHLRRIFVLTFEVDFFSRHGFAEIDGTPVTAEVYEEMCRSYDTGVAEFLDLSYVKPNILGNTRMLLTL
- the pgsA gene encoding CDP-diacylglycerol--glycerol-3-phosphate 3-phosphatidyltransferase, which gives rise to MPGQPHTDPVVPRARVANLANALTGVRFVLVPVFLLALFAGDGHETFWRVTAFVVFVTAVITDHLDGALARSYGMVTEFGTLADPLADKALIGAALIGLSVLGDLPWWVTVVILVRELGVTALRFVVLRRGVIPASRGGKLKTLVQAVAIGLFVLPLGGAWLTGAWVIMAIAVVLTVLTGVDYFVSAWRDARGRSAGH
- a CDS encoding CinA family protein, with the protein product MDDPLVTDDVRALVADLTVRRQTVATAESLTAGLLAATLAGVPGASAVLRGGLVTYTVETKEVLAGVATQLLDEVGPVAEPTARALAVGAMQRCGATWGVGLTGVAGPEPHGGQAVGTVFLGVAGPVDTTVEQVQLHGSRWDIRVAAVRAAVRLLSATLAEH